The proteins below are encoded in one region of Candidatus Saccharimonadales bacterium:
- the rplR gene encoding 50S ribosomal protein L18, whose protein sequence is MSKTIRKIRMTGTAERPRLSTYVSNRHVIAQVINDIDGTTLAYSSSAAAAVKGSLSEKAAWVGADIAKKAKKAKVSQVLFDRGGRLYHGRVKILAEAARKEGLEF, encoded by the coding sequence ATGAGTAAGACTATTCGAAAGATTCGTATGACCGGTACAGCTGAGCGTCCTCGCTTAAGCACATATGTCAGCAATCGCCATGTTATAGCCCAAGTGATTAATGATATTGACGGTACAACTCTGGCTTACAGCTCCTCGGCTGCTGCCGCGGTCAAGGGAAGCTTAAGCGAGAAGGCCGCTTGGGTCGGAGCCGACATCGCTAAGAAGGCTAAGAAAGCTAAAGTAAGCCAGGTGCTATTCGATCGTGGCGGCCGACTGTATCACGGTCGAGTCAAGATCTTAGCTGAAGCTGCCCGTAAAGAAGGACTGGAGTTCTAG
- the rpsE gene encoding 30S ribosomal protein S5 has product MDRRNENQSEFNERVINIDRVARVVKGGRRFRFRALVVIGDGKGKIGMGISKGADVTTAISKAALQAQKRMVKIPVVNGTIPHEAYAKHSGGKVLLKPAGPGTGVIAGGAVRDVLEVAGVTDILSKSLGSSNKINCTYATFAALEQLVKVKKVEA; this is encoded by the coding sequence ATGGATCGACGTAACGAAAACCAATCTGAGTTTAATGAACGCGTAATAAATATCGACCGGGTTGCCCGTGTGGTAAAGGGTGGTCGGCGTTTCCGCTTCCGTGCTTTAGTAGTTATCGGTGACGGGAAGGGAAAGATCGGCATGGGTATTTCTAAAGGTGCTGATGTAACTACCGCTATTAGCAAGGCCGCGCTACAGGCTCAGAAACGCATGGTCAAAATTCCGGTTGTTAACGGTACTATTCCGCACGAAGCTTATGCAAAACACTCCGGAGGCAAGGTATTACTTAAGCCAGCCGGACCAGGTACGGGAGTAATTGCCGGTGGTGCAGTACGTGATGTACTGGAAGTAGCCGGTGTGACCGATATTCTATCTAAGTCACTCGGTTCTTCTAATAAGATAAACTGTACTTATGCCACTTTTGCGGCCCTAGAACAGCTAGTAAAAGTTAAGAAGGTGGAAGCATGA
- the rplO gene encoding 50S ribosomal protein L15: MKYHELDITSSKTKKRVGRGIGSGRGKTAGRGTKGQNSRTGGGVRPGFEGGQNPLLKRLPKVRGFKAPNKKIALVHTDQLNDFRANSTIGKEQLHSAGLISKPTKVVKLLHRGEVGKAITVSVDYASAAAIAALEAAGGSFKKDE; this comes from the coding sequence ATGAAATACCACGAGTTAGATATAACTAGTAGCAAGACCAAGAAGCGAGTCGGTCGTGGTATCGGTAGTGGTCGCGGTAAGACTGCCGGTCGCGGTACGAAGGGACAGAATTCTCGTACTGGCGGTGGCGTGCGCCCAGGTTTTGAGGGTGGCCAGAATCCGCTGTTAAAGCGGTTACCTAAAGTTCGTGGATTTAAGGCACCTAATAAGAAAATCGCCCTGGTTCATACTGACCAGTTGAATGACTTTCGGGCTAATAGCACCATCGGGAAAGAACAGCTTCATAGTGCCGGACTTATCTCTAAGCCAACTAAAGTAGTTAAATTGCTGCATCGGGGCGAAGTCGGTAAGGCCATAACCGTTTCGGTAGATTACGCTTCAGCCGCCGCCATTGCTGCCCTAGAGGCCGCCGGCGGTAGTTTCAAGAAGGACGAATAA